The genomic window agaggaacaagctctagggtgtccaaacacccaagagtaacaagctcaagggtaccaagcacccaagagtaataagcttctcaacttgtaacttccatgtatcacgtggagaactcaaaccgatgcaccaaatgcaatggcaaggtcacgtagagtgcccaagtccttctctcccaaatcccattgaagcaactaatgctagggaggaaaatgagaggaagaacaagaaggagaacaccaagaactccaagatctagatccaaggggttcccctcacatagaggagaaagtgtttggtggaaatgtggatctacatctcctctctcttttcccccaaaaactagcaagaatccatggagggattgggaGATAGCAAGCTCGGActaggtcaacaatgggggaagaacacgagctcaaaggataaagaTCAATGGGGAAGAaggcccccttttataggaggggaaaatccaatcgttatcccctcactcagcccacacgacgcggtactaccgcaccaaactacggtactaccgcggttggctgcggtactaccgctgctggtTGCGCTACTACCGCTTGTGCGGCACTGGCCAGATGAAGGCCTGTTGCACagggcaacgagcggtagaaccgccagAGCGGTGCTACCGCGCGGccctacggtactaccgtaaggAAGGCAACACTAGGCACAGAGAAAGCacagaagtaaaaaattacttccttACCTACTTCTgctgagggaggacctgcgcaaaaatccggcacggtactaccgcacatctggagcggtactaccgcgtagggcgcggatataaaaaattacatttgCTCGTACATCCGCTCATGCTGCTATGCCTAGCCAGAgaccatggtactaccgcgcccgTCGCGCGGTACTACTGCATAGGGCGcaaatgtaaaaaattacatccgcccctactgccgctcgagcagctgcgcctggcctgaggccacggtactaccgctcccgcagagcggtactaccgtgagcacctgcAGTACTACCGCGAGGGCCTGCGATACTACTGCTCCGGAGATCAGTACTACTGCATGCCCCAGAACAGCAACACTACGAGTCCTTCATTTTGTAGAGAAGACAACAGAAGGatacaataaaaccagaactgccataacttctgcaaatgagctccaaattgagcaaactcaagcttgttggatacaagccaacgagtagcatcaaaacaacgaAGAACCTCCAATGAGTAGCatcaaactcaagcttgttggttatagtaagaagaggcaggggaggtatgcctaacaaaaagaggagagaaacctccaacagagaagaaccggcagaacctccaacatcgaaaacatcatagaagatgcatgtgaactccgttttcgatgaactcgagcttgtcttcaagatgaccataagctccaaatctcacaaagagaaccgaacaagaaccaagaaagatgatgcaaggatgctgtggtttgagctctctacgaacaatacgatcaagctactcatcaagagccccccttgatagtacgacaatcgatcctataacccggtctcccaactaccaccatgagaccggtaaaatagaaaacctatcaagggcaaacctttgccttgcacatggtccacttgagctagatgatgacgatcttgactcccttaagttggaccacctttcttgattgcgttggctcgatgaagaatagatgattgctcccccatagtccactatgggtgagccactcttcggctcatcttcacaagtccattgtcaccacaatggacggcaagcttcaagcacttgatctcttcgtgatgcatcacttgaacttgcacaccgcatcctaaccccacagagaactctcacgaagaccatgggttagtacacaaagcttaattgacaatgcttaccataccatgggatcacttgatccctctcggtacatcttctatgctttgtgtgttgatcagcttgattcactctttgacttagtcttgatcaacctctcacaagaccaatcttttaggtaattccttgagaagcaccttggtcgacacaaactctccttgaaaccaacacatgtactccaagaaaagcctatggacaaaaccttcaaatataactcaagacaatgattagtccatagagattgtcatcaattaccaaaaccaaacatggggcaccgcatgttctttcaatcgttatggatgtacatgcatgatagaaaacgcgacctactatgacaaacatgtatcatcacggaagtgtatttttttgtagtgatatccatagacatagagtgaaacatTCTTatgatgatgtctatgaaagcattaggttaccttgtcccctgtcttaccaacaagagggttcgtgactccatgaactagtgcaagatatgaaagttgattgcacttgtccttgccaaaatgaatatgagtgaagtatgttggcggagtcaccctcaagaacactctagttcttcttcttcgggatccacatcaacttgatgggaatccttggagttgtagtcgtacttgatgaactggaacttgacgtagtcttgggaacccacttgaccatggccttaggagcttcttcaaataaaTCACTCTGTtcctgaagcttgtccttgccttttagcttgtggtcttgtggtggaagatcatcttgagcttgtgttcccttgaaagaagtagggtcatacttctcttgttgaggaacaaacttcgtcttgggtattgctcttcttcccactcaactccattggcattgaactttcgttcaaaaccaaacaccttgattcttccggtgccttccttccttgtgtacaatttcctcaacttgcttacttctggcaaggctcttgtaaacacatttctctataattcccttcaataagctattttcttgctcaagtgtaacttggctaatagAATCATTAATGGAATCAAGAGATCTACTAGAAGTAACAGTATTGGATTtaacatggttattgttactactagaataaGAATGTTTCTTgctcttattgctagattttacttgtggcatataagtagacaagagtaaatgcttggcaatgtaagaagaactcttctttcaaagatcatcattgattgcttttaggaacccatgctcttgctctaaatttaagagtgtttagttctttagttagacgctcaagctccttcttatcattgtcattcgttttatcttgattagcatgaatactagcaatttcatcatagttttcataactagtgttgtcaacaagtaaatcatcatcacctagaaaatcctattcatcactattgaaatcaacatactcggggtgtgataccatAGGGCTTTAGCCATGAAACAccctccaattccttcatttgatgagtcaaatatgtcgtaggagttggatgacacaagtgtaagaccgacaacaccttatcttgagtatattcggagtcggagtgatagcttctctcgaagtAGTTATCGAAGTCGGAacaggatacccattcaccaatgtgAGCTTGATTACTTCATCTTGTGTAGctttttgatgacttgtccttcctttctgaatccttgcttctacgagagggtcttcgttcataaggatcatctctactcctctctcttggtggtgattcatctcttttacttctcctttttgctgaatcttctcttttcttgtagggagccatacactcatttgagtagtgcccgggtcttccacaattgtagcaatatgatcatgactagaagatcttttgtcattgtaggatcttgacttggagcttctctctttgcttctaatcttgtagaacttgttgaagttcttcaccattaagctcaattcttcattggaaaattgtttctcacttgatgttgtaggagcatcacttgaagctttgtaagcaccacttgacttgttgtggagatcttctttatccttgagtgacatctcatgagcaacaattctaccaatgacttctgtgggcttgagatctttgtaattgggcatcatttggatcaaggtgcacacggtattatattttccatccaaggatcttaggatcttcttgatgatgaatttgtcggtcatctcttcacttcctaagtcggcaatctcatttgtgatgagagcaagccgaGAGTACATTtcgacgactccttcaccatccttcattttgaacttgtcaagttgactttgaagcacatccaatttggattccttgatggactcggtaccttcgtgcatatcaaccaaagtatcccaaatttcctttgcattctcaaggcggctgattttgttgaattctttggagGACTCTGCTAAAGAGAattcgcaagcttgagcattgtattgcaacatcttcatttcttccGCGGACGCTTCATGATCCGGTTCTCTTCCACCCTCGAAGagatcaccttgcaagccaatgcacacaatagcccaaatggcggggttatgaccaagaatatgcattttcatcttatgcttccaactagcaaaattattaccatcaaagtaaggacatcTACGGTTGTAATTTACCTCGCTAGatgtcatactctcctaggttgtgaaaccaaggctatgatcaccaaagctatggaaatcaaggtaaatggagaccaaagctctgataccacttgtaggatcaaaagtaagTCTAGataggggtgattagactacttgaccaaataaaaatctaacattttcccaattttagttgtgggcagattttagcaactagcacaagtcaagcaatcaacctacacatgcaattctaagagtgtagcagcggaaagtaaaacatggcatatgaaggtaaagggaagggtttcgagaaggcaaatgcaatgtagacacaaagatttttggtgtggttccgataggtggtgctatcgtacatccacgttgatggagacttcaacccacgaagggtaacggctatgCGTGTCCATGGagagctccacccatgaagggtccacgaagaagcaaccttgtctatcccaccatggccatcgcccacaaaggacttgcctcactcgggtagatattCATGAagcaggcgatctccttgcccttacaaacttcttggttcaactccacaatcttgtcggaggctcccaagcgacacctaaccaatctaggagacaccacattccaaaaggtaatagatgttgtgttgatgatgaactccttgatcttgtgcttcaaatgatagtctccccaacactcaactctctctcacagagttggatttggtggaaagatgatttgagtgcaaagcaacttggggaaggctagagatcaatcttgtggttggattggaatgtcttgatctcaacacatgagtaggtggttgtctctcagaaaatgaaagttggaagtgtaggcacattctgatggccctctcacatatggagaagggggtggaggggtatatatagcctccatacaaaatccaaccattacacacatttgacccaaatCGGTCAGactgaatagaagaactcggtgagaccgattcagtttgaaatgtgaacgttaggaatctcggtggtagcgactggaacaactcagtgggatccatgtgctagggctagggtaaaacctcatctcggtggagCCGATTGCgtgaactcgatgagaccgatttcagcaaagagtaaacagagagttggttaagcaaactcggtgtgaccgatcgctcatttctatgggaccgaaatgttagaaaagggaaatagagagtttgtagggccatcttggtaagaccgagatcagtatcggtgtgaccgaagtgttagggtttctggcaatggctatgtcaaatgaactcggtggcgccggatagaaagaatcggtgggtcgAGTTTGACtctgggttttggacatatttggaatgagaaagttgttgagggctttggagcaatatcactgagcactttgagcaagtagaccattaagcaacacctcatccccttttaatagtattggatttcctatggactcaatgtgatcttggatcactaaaatagaaatgaagagtcttgagcttttgccaatatgtgtccttagcattttgaggggtccacattcctagtccatgccatgccattcattgaactttctgaaatattataCTTGAATGGATAAttgttcaatgagctatatgttgttatgaattaccaaaaccacacaggggattagttgcactttcaggacaCTAGGTTGAAAACATCACACATCGCTGTTGATTAGTGGACAACCATGTAAAACCCTGACAGTGGAGAACAACCTATCAAAACTAGGCATGGAGTAGTGCCCAACAAAACTACCACGCCAGCAAGTCGTTGTGTCCTATGTGTGTTGAAAGTAGCCGTGCTCACATAGCCGACACCGCAACTGCTCTGGCCTCCACGAACTCCACCTAAAAATGCAACAATCCACCAAGAGCAAGTTTCCAATGTGATTCTTCGACTGTTCCTTGAAGGGGAGAAACAATGCGCATGGACGTCATTGTGGTTATCGACACTTATCCCAGTTAGAAGTTAGGGCAAAGTTCTCTTCCAGTATAAAGCTCACTGCCACACAATCGAACCCCAGGAGAAGGGATCCACCTTAGTACGCACACAAGCCACCTAAGATCTAGCCGGCAATGAACAGCACACGACTGATCTCACACAAACCGGAATGTATGCTAGAAAACCCAAAAAATGTAAACAGACTCATGCCGACTCGATGGAAACCATGGATAGCtttcagcggggggggggggggggggggggggtgtctaaTCAATGCAGCAAGAAATTAACAGCTTTTTCCGAGCTAGTTTCTTAGTGTTAGATATTTTACCCAAAAATGTTCCTCCAATTTCAGCTTGTgtactttcttttattttttttgatggCTACACTGGTTGATTGTGCAATATAAATGGATTGCAACAAGTGGAGAAATTAGAAAAGGCATCTCTTTGATGGCAAATTTTGACATGGTCCCTCTTCTCTCATCTTTTCACGTGAGAGGCAAGAGTAGATAATATATCTGAGACGTTAATTTCATCAAACAGTGGGTCTGAGGAACTTTTACCTTCTTACCTCCCATGTGAAAAGACGAGGTAATAAGAGGGATCATATTAAAATTGCTCCTCTTTGATTTAACAATGTGGTGCACAAAACATTTCGCCCAAAATCAAGGGAGTAGAAAAGATATGAAGTGATCCACACAAGTGGGTCGATTCTACCGAGACGATCATTCTCCTAGCTCATAATTGAGGCAATGGCTGAATGGCTGCCACTCCCCCCACTCTGAATTTAATTGGACCGCTAGCTTTCGTTTGACTAACCGTTTCCACCGAGCACGAGGGAGACAAGGGACACATGCACTGTTGAATACTTGTCATGCAAGATATCATTTGCTCCACAAATTAAGCCACATAGGCACTCCCACTTATTAACCAAGTCTGTTCACAATGCCGACGATGCAAGCTAGATAATACGCCATGTACTCTAATTAGTTCGAGAGCTTGCATGGTCATTGCTTCTATATAGAATAATTTGCGGTAAGATGGGGTTACAGCAGTAGAATCAAATCTTGCAAGCAATGTCTCACCGGAGTATCAGTGTGCTACTCCTAGATTTGGATAGGCagcttcaatacaatgttctataGGGGAGCTTGCACAAACTACTGATGAGAATATGTCAATTTTACACGATCGATATAATCAAATATTTTCAAACTTTATTGTGTTGCCTGATTACATCTATCTCACAAGTATACCGACCCTTAATTTCTTCACATATGAGTACTTAATTACCGCCTCACCCCTCCTCCCTTCAGAACATACATTATATCTATCTATATATAATTCCTCCAAaccaaattgaaagaaagaaaaaagggacaaactgacaaaaaataacaacaaattggCCAAAAAAAAAGAGAATTGCAACTGTATATTTAATTACGGCATGTAGAGAGCTTCCAATCCTTGGCAATCGGCGCTCCAGTCATGATCGGCGGCAAGGATTCCGTCATGGAGGCTGAGGGTGTCGTCAGGGAACGAATCAAGGGAGTCGTACTTGGGCTCCTCCCATGTCGACAAGCTCGGCACGATCGAGCACCACGACGAGAGGTTagcggcggcaccatccgtgggcAACCCCAACGAGTCGAAACAGCTCTGGTCCATGGCGAAGTTGAGCTCGCCGAGCGCAGCTTGCACGCTCTCGTCGGTGCACAGCATGGTGGTTGCGGTAGCTGGGCTGGCCGTACAATTTAGGTCGGCGCTGCTCACCGGTCGGGACCATTCGAGGAACCCATCCGGGCTCGCGTCGAACTGCGCGGGCGCCAGAACGCCACCGGGGCTCATGTCGCTAGAGGCGCTGAACGTGTCGAACGTCTCGTCGACGTGCCCACCGGCCGACTCCGGCGTGACGGATCCGACAAGGCTACCGTCGCCAGCCGGTTGCTGGTTGTTCAGAAACTTGGAGTAGAGCATTGCGAGGTCGATGGACGAGCCGTCGGGCGCGGTGGGCACGTCGTGCATCGCCTGGCCAGGGTTCGCCGGGTTGCCGACCATGCCTTCCAGGACCATGTCCGGCCGGAGCGGGCCGGGGAACCCTCCATGCCCGAACGCCGCGTCGCGGACGCCGGAGAAAGAGTCGGACGTCGACCGCACGGACGACTTCCCCCGGCGGTTCTTGCGGCATCCGCCACCGACGGGCACGTTCCGGAGAGAGCCGCCCTTGGTCCAGTACCGGCGGCAGCCCTTGCAGAAGTAGCGCGGCTGGCTGAGGCTGTAGTTGTTGTAGTAGCAGAACTTGGTGTTGGGCGAGTCGCAGCGCGGGCAGTTGGGCGCCACCTCGGCGCCGGTGCTGTACCGCCGGTCCACCAGCAGCGACGGCGGCCGCGGCACGTACGGCAGCATGGCCGCCTCGTGCGGGTGCGACGACAACATCCTCGTTCACAGATCCTTCTTCTGAAGCGATCAGACTACGGCCGGCGGCCAGGGAGCTATGTGGGCGATGTGAGAGGGATTGACCTTATCGGAGAACGCGGTGACCGGAGAATAGATGGTGACTTGATCGATGGAGGtggggggagggggccggcgagAGGGCAGTGGAGGGAGTGGCGGGGTTCTTATATGGATCGGCGGGGTGGGAGCTAATTACGCGGCCTGCATGTGCATGTGAGTTTGCGTTGCTTAGATTTGGGCCGAGATGCAGTGTAGTATAGTGGAAATTCTCCGAGCTTTGATTTAGGGTTAAAGGAATTAGGCAGCTCCTAGTTAATCACCCCAACAAACTATGGCAGTGCAGTGGTGCAGCAGCAGGTGCCCTTTAGTGGCTACAGTACTAGTCTTGTTAGCACAATGATGGACGCATCAACCACTGTTCAACTGATCCAAGGACGCTGCAGGCTTTCACTGTTTCATGTAAAATTGTTGTACTCCTCACCGTGAATTTCTTGTTTTAGTCTAGTGATTACTAGTGGTTACTACGGCGTGGTCGGTGTGGGGTAGCCGTATCAGACTGATCGACGGGGCCTGCCAGCGCGCGCACGGGCATGGTGGGAGCGGCCGCTCCGTAGGCCGCCGGGGTAGGCCGTGCCGGCGGCAACCTCGCTGGGGTACGTGGCGGCGCACCACTGGCCGGCCACGTGAAACTCTGGGTCCCCCCGGAGAGCGGTGGGGTGCGAGGGACGCAAATCCCTCGGGATCGCCCATACGACTTTGTTATTGGCTGTCGCTCCGCTCGATGCGTCTGATGCATGGCCGCCCTTCGACGGGTACGCTGTGGGGAGGGCGGGATTTGCTCACACGGTTAAGCTCTCGGGACGCAACATGCACGCGCCGGCGCCAGCGGGAGACGATGATGTGCGATCCGGTGGGCTGGCTATGGCTAGCTAGTATGCTGGGGACGTGTGCCTCGACCGATCATCCGGCCGGTAGTCTTCGTCTAGCTTCAACGTAGATATTGGAAGGGACCAGAACGAATTCGACTAACCAAGCAGCCGGCCTGGCTCCTATGGCGAGTGAAGAAATGCATGTTTGATTTTTCAGTATATACTTTCTGTGTTCCTAAAAACTATAAATCTTTGAAGAGATTTCACTATGATTCAtagtaaaatctctacaaagacttatatttaggaacggatcgGAGTGAGTATCGAGCAGTAAACGTACGTGGAGTGTGATGGGTAGATATCCTGGAGGCAGGGGCGGCTGCCGGTATTAGCAGGACAGTGCACCAGTCCGTCCAGATCTGCCTGTCGACGGACTGCAACGACGTACAATCATGGCATGCGATCCAGCGCAGCGCAGCGCAGCGCGCGTGGCGGGGCCAGCCGATCTCCAATAGGAGCCTGATACCGTGACCACAGCAGCTGGGGACTGGACTGGGAGCCAGGCGATCGATGTGCGTACTCATGTTATGTAGCAGTACGTTTTTTTTAGGGGTATATGTAGCAGTACGTACGCATACAAGCACGCAATAGTTGTACTGCACAGCGACGATCGACATGACCAGCCGTGTGCCGGCCCGGTTCGAGCCCGGCAATCAATAGCCGGCCCAGACGGGCACGGCGCCTTGTCCCGCCTACGGCCCTGCTACGCGCGCGGTTCGGTGCACCCGACCCGATCGCGTCCCGTCTTTCCCGCGCACGTACCCCCCGGTACGGTGGGGCCGGCCATCGGCCTGCCGAGACGCAAGGCCCAGACGCACGTACGGTACGGCTCTCGAGTCTCAGCTCTCTGACTGACATGCCACTGCTTCGTCCAGCTCCTAGTACTGCTCTCGAGTGCCATCGATGGCGACGGCGCGTACATGTTCCAACCCCGGAGCACTGCGCCACCTTGATGTGCGTCCGCACGTACGTACGGTCCCTCCATCATCGATCATCGCTATGTCGTTCATGTGGCCCGGCGAGGTACGTACGTACCGCGGTACTGGGCTACCCACCAGCCAGGGGCACGCACGCACGATCCGTCGTGTCTCGCTGGCCTTAACCACATGCAATTAAGCTTAACCGAACCATCAAGTTGGAAGGAAAAACTTAACGAGCCATCAACCGCAGATTTGACTTGCGTGCTCCTTCTCCTGCCACAGTGGCAGATGAAGAGCACTGACACGACAGTGACAGGAGGGATATGTTAGGGATCTTACTGGCGAGGTTTGGGTGTTGTTACTAGGTCGTCCTGCTGCGCTGTCCAATCGTAACCCCACAAGCACGCGATTTGAATGCGGTGAATCCGTCCGGCACGTCCATGGATCATCGATCGACAGAAATGGCCATGGGATTGCTTGCACGGGCTCCCCAGGCCGTGCTATGATTGGGGGGCGCGTactgttagggttagggtttgggcgctgTGCTGCGTGTGTACTGTCGACGCCACTCATCAGCCAACTGAATGGACCTGACGGGCTCGCCTTGTAATGATTGTATCCGTATCAGTATTTTGGGGATTGTGGCACGGCACAGTGGGCCTGACGAGGATGAGCGGTACGAGTACGACCCAACCGGCTCAGGTATCGTGGGCCTCCAGAGACTTGACAGTATTTACATCCAGTTTGCTGCTCCGTTTTATATATCTCAGAAAAATATATTCACAAAAAAAATCTCAGAAAAATAACTTGTTTCTCAAGGAGTTCACGTGCGGAAAAGAAGAGGCTAATGTctactccgttcctaaatataagtctttctagtgaTTTCAGTATATACTACATACCGATGTGAATGACATACTTTAGAGCAtatgttcactcattttgctcagtgtgtagtccatattgaaatatctaaaaagccTTGTATTTAGAAATGGAGAGAGTAGTATAACTCCCCCACTAGCTTACGTATTTACCTTTTTTTAGGTAATCTTATGTATTCACAtaaacatgcaagcatgccatATCATCATACAATTATGAATAGGATAAAGCCCACCTTAATATGCAACCATACATGGAAAAAGACTCGCCACCACATACAACCGTGCATGAAAAAAATACTTGCCATCACATAACACCCTAATTAAGAAAAAGTATATAAAGGGTCACACAATTCTGATACTTTTTGATAACTAATATGCTCCAGTGTTATACTCACGTGTAATATTTTGCAAAGAAATCATTTTTTTGTGGTCTTCTATGTGAAGAAAAACAGAATCGGTTATATATAGAAGTTACTATTCAAGTTTTTCGAAGTtgcaattttgtttttgtttttgccaGAAGAACACCGATGTCATTTTCTCATGAAACTTCACACGTGAGTAGAACACCTGATTATGTTCGCCACAAAAATCTTATCCATTGCCAATTCAAACTTCGTGTGTGGAACGACATTCTTCTGTGGCCTGGCATGCAACATATCAACACGGCCATTTGGACGACGAGGGTCTCAGTGAGAGATTGGTGGACCGGCAACATTCACATCCGGTATGGACCTCCCAAGGCGTTGGCCTCTTTGATGATGCTCATCTCATGGAAGATTTGGTTGGAACGTAGTGCTAGAGTCTTTCGTAACACGACCGTCCCTTCAATGGTTCTCATTACCATTATTAAAGAGGAGGTGTCTCTCTGGGCTTTGGCAGGTGCCAAGCATTTTGGGTATTGTACTGCCGCGAGAGTAGTCATTTTTCTATTCTCGCTGCAACGCAGCTTTGTTCTAAAATTTCtttcttaatcaatgaaatggcaaatcttttgccttgttccAAAGAACTACTTTCAAAACTTTTTTAATAAAAATAAATGCTATGAAGGCCGAATAGCAGAACATGTATCTTTAGCAAAGCAATTTTGATTTGTTGAATCGTATTGAGTTCCAGGTAGTAGAGTCCTCGGCCGATTCGAGGGTCAGCAAAACACCACCGTCTACTCCTAAAACAAAAGCCACTAGCATCCCGGGATGAGAGTGAACAGCTTGATAATCATTTATTGAATCAGTGAAATGAATTGACAAAATCAAGAGACAGAAAAGTTGTCTTTTTGGCAAACAAAATTGGAAGCAAGAAATTTTCTTAACCCAACCTAAGTCACATATTGCACCTAACCTAAGTATAGTGCGAGTGGTCGGCGAGGAGAAGTTCATTCCTATAGAGAAGGGAGGGGGTAAAGGTCGTAATTCCAGAGAAATCATTACCACAAGGCATAGAAGGGGAGGTCATAATCTCCTATACCGCCAACCAGAAACTAGAGTTGTGTGCATTATATACACCGCAAGCAATTGAACCGGATCATTCAGGGCCTTTGCTCAACTAGACTATTAGAGCTCGATCATAGCAAATGGAGGAACTCAGACCCGATCTTGACAACTTGAGGAGCAGGTTAGAGCTATGAGAGAATGCCTAGAATCATGTCACAAAAAACCGCCCTGAGTTGCCTGACTAATCAGGATGCAAATACAAGCTGGTACTATTATGTTAACGCATCTGTGACATTAATCTGTGTGAATTCTTTCCTGAATTTAACATCGGCGAAACAGGCCCCCGCGTTGCTCCCACAGGGGTGACTCGGGGGGCGTAACCCTAGCTCGCCGCCGTCCCTCTCCCCCACCTGTCCTCTCCCTCGTCGCCACCGGAGGTGGCCGCCGGCTCGCAGCTCGGCCgccggtgaaggtggcggcgaggatctggccgccctgttcttcctcggggggCTTTGGATCCATGGCGGTGGCATCGGCTGGTGGATCGACGCCGGGTCTGCGGTGACCGGTGCTCGTTGGTGCTGGCCGTTCTTCCTCGGCCGCgggggcggcaaggcggcggcgggtggcggatgTG from Triticum aestivum cultivar Chinese Spring chromosome 3B, IWGSC CS RefSeq v2.1, whole genome shotgun sequence includes these protein-coding regions:
- the LOC123065992 gene encoding uncharacterized protein, which codes for MLSSHPHEAAMLPYVPRPPSLLVDRRYSTGAEVAPNCPRCDSPNTKFCYYNNYSLSQPRYFCKGCRRYWTKGGSLRNVPVGGGCRKNRRGKSSVRSTSDSFSGVRDAAFGHGGFPGPLRPDMVLEGMVGNPANPGQAMHDVPTAPDGSSIDLAMLYSKFLNNQQPAGDGSLVGSVTPESAGGHVDETFDTFSASSDMSPGGVLAPAQFDASPDGFLEWSRPVSSADLNCTASPATATTMLCTDESVQAALGELNFAMDQSCFDSLGLPTDGAAANLSSWCSIVPSLSTWEEPKYDSLDSFPDDTLSLHDGILAADHDWSADCQGLEALYMP